The following are from one region of the Haloactinomyces albus genome:
- a CDS encoding sugar phosphate isomerase/epimerase family protein produces MTAETFPDSTTGAHRTPIPIGLSSASVWPQPVGAAFEMAADLGYDGVEVMVWADATSQDVSALRRLSEQHGMPVLAIHAPCLLITQRVWSPDPEERLRDAVVAASDLGASTVVVHPPFRWQRRYADNFGELVAGLEETSGIKIAVENMFPIRPPHTWDRIRGSKAAGLSAFRPSPDPTEVGYRNYTFDVSHAAAAHVDAVDMMQRMGSGLAHVHLADGTGAPHDEHLIPGHGIQPCAEICEALAANGFSGTVALEVNTRKARNPRQRAAQLAEALLFARLHLEPLHA; encoded by the coding sequence ATGACTGCCGAAACATTCCCCGATTCGACGACCGGAGCGCACCGGACACCCATTCCCATCGGGCTCTCGAGCGCCTCGGTCTGGCCGCAACCGGTCGGCGCCGCGTTCGAGATGGCGGCGGATCTCGGCTACGACGGAGTCGAAGTCATGGTATGGGCCGACGCGACGAGCCAGGATGTCTCCGCACTGCGGCGTCTGTCCGAACAGCACGGTATGCCCGTCCTCGCCATCCACGCGCCGTGCCTGCTCATCACCCAGCGCGTGTGGTCCCCCGACCCGGAGGAACGCCTGCGTGATGCCGTCGTCGCCGCCAGCGACCTCGGTGCCTCCACGGTCGTGGTGCACCCTCCCTTTCGCTGGCAACGCCGCTATGCCGATAACTTCGGCGAACTCGTCGCCGGGCTCGAGGAGACCAGCGGTATCAAGATCGCCGTGGAGAACATGTTTCCCATCCGCCCACCGCACACCTGGGACCGGATCCGCGGGAGCAAGGCAGCGGGACTGTCCGCCTTCCGCCCCTCTCCGGACCCCACCGAGGTCGGCTACCGCAACTACACCTTCGACGTCTCCCACGCAGCAGCGGCGCACGTCGACGCCGTCGACATGATGCAACGAATGGGGAGCGGACTGGCCCACGTCCACCTGGCGGACGGCACCGGGGCACCCCATGATGAACACCTCATTCCCGGCCACGGCATCCAGCCGTGCGCCGAGATCTGCGAAGCGCTGGCCGCGAACGGTTTCAGCGGAACGGTGGCGCTCGAGGTCAACACCAGAAAGGCGCGAAATCCGCGGCAGCGGGCCGCGCAGCTCGCCGAAGCCCTGCTCTTCGCACGTCTGCACCTGGAACCGCTGCACGCCTGA
- a CDS encoding RNA polymerase sigma factor produces MGDGQAYFGRIYRRYYGALRRFVGRRVIYGEVDDVTAEVFVVAWRRFAELPAEESVLPWLYGIERRVLANEFRRSRRADALADQVAAQPARSAGTDHAEAVADQLAIAAAFDRLRADDREVLRLVAWENLTGAEVATVLGCARTTAAMRINRARRRLLKSLHNSEPARHSESTVTVTAANGANR; encoded by the coding sequence ATGGGTGACGGGCAGGCCTATTTCGGGCGCATCTACCGCCGCTATTACGGCGCCCTCCGACGGTTCGTCGGTCGGCGCGTGATCTACGGGGAAGTCGACGATGTCACGGCGGAGGTCTTCGTCGTGGCATGGCGCCGGTTCGCCGAGCTTCCGGCGGAGGAAAGCGTGCTGCCCTGGTTGTACGGGATCGAGCGGCGCGTGCTTGCCAATGAGTTCCGGCGGTCCCGGCGGGCCGATGCTTTGGCCGACCAGGTCGCTGCCCAACCGGCCCGGTCCGCCGGTACCGACCATGCCGAGGCGGTCGCCGATCAGTTGGCGATCGCGGCGGCGTTCGACCGGCTGCGTGCGGACGATCGGGAAGTCCTGCGGTTGGTGGCCTGGGAGAACCTGACCGGTGCCGAGGTGGCCACCGTGCTCGGCTGCGCCCGAACCACGGCCGCGATGCGCATCAACCGGGCGCGGCGCCGCCTGCTCAAAAGCCTGCACAATTCCGAGCCCGCCAGGCACTCGGAGTCGACCGTCACAGTGACCGCGGCGAATGGAGCGAACCGATGA
- a CDS encoding CU044_5270 family protein, which produces MRRTEQHVRELLGSLDPMRDDERAAGVPPVPARITGVEPSAARRKRPRARIRRAILAGAAAAVLLAGGLMWTSAGPSTPEGHAATPPLLKITPPQQDRPAAQRLHAIADRAAASGVPDGATGRTEYIRMKNWYLHSQIDRSGTISAIQPQMRESRRHPDGSGRTVIRKQPPRFRSEAGREQWAGDTSDSKRVHRWSAGERTTPWDGRPPTDTDALRSWLRQRPSGQSEPLRTFSAITDLLRNRVLLPEERAAVLRVLAELPGLRYNGTTHDRADRPGQAFSLESDDSGLPTRYTLILDPGTGRFLGYEEMLTTSAGALNVPVPSVITYETYLDRKFLTRQ; this is translated from the coding sequence ATGAGGCGCACCGAGCAGCATGTCCGAGAGCTGCTGGGCTCACTGGATCCCATGCGCGATGACGAGCGTGCAGCGGGTGTGCCCCCGGTCCCCGCCCGGATCACCGGCGTGGAGCCATCCGCCGCTCGGAGAAAACGACCCCGGGCGCGCATCCGGCGAGCGATCCTGGCCGGGGCCGCGGCGGCCGTGCTGTTGGCCGGTGGTCTGATGTGGACCTCCGCCGGGCCCAGCACCCCCGAAGGACACGCGGCCACACCCCCGCTGCTGAAGATCACTCCGCCACAGCAGGACCGCCCGGCTGCCCAGCGGCTGCACGCCATCGCCGATCGGGCCGCGGCATCCGGTGTGCCGGACGGTGCGACCGGGCGGACCGAGTACATCAGGATGAAGAACTGGTATCTGCACAGTCAGATCGACCGCAGCGGCACCATCTCGGCGATTCAGCCGCAGATGCGTGAATCCCGGCGGCACCCGGATGGTTCGGGGCGCACCGTGATCCGCAAGCAACCTCCGCGATTTCGGTCCGAGGCGGGCCGCGAGCAATGGGCCGGAGACACCTCCGACAGCAAGCGGGTGCACCGGTGGAGCGCCGGGGAACGCACAACTCCCTGGGACGGGCGTCCGCCAACGGATACCGACGCCCTGCGCTCCTGGCTGCGGCAGCGCCCCTCGGGCCAGTCGGAACCGCTCCGGACCTTCAGCGCCATCACCGACCTGCTGCGGAACAGGGTGCTGCTGCCCGAGGAGCGCGCCGCCGTACTGCGCGTGCTCGCCGAGTTGCCCGGCCTGCGCTACAACGGCACCACCCACGACCGGGCCGACCGCCCCGGACAGGCGTTCTCCCTGGAATCCGATGACAGCGGGCTGCCCACCCGCTACACCCTCATCCTCGATCCGGGCACCGGCCGCTTCCTCGGTTACGAGGAGATGCTGACCACCTCGGCAGGGGCACTCAATGTGCCCGTCCCCTCCGTGATCACCTACGAAACCTACCTGGACAGGAAGTTCCTGACACGGCAATAG
- a CDS encoding response regulator transcription factor — MTRVLIVEDEESFVDPLAFMLRKEGFTPAVTTDGQEALDEFDRNGADIVLLDLMLPGMSGTEVCKQIRQRSMVPVIMVTARDAEIDRVVGLELGADDYVTKPYSARELIARVRAVLRRGGEAEEVSAQALEAGPVRMDVERHVVTVSGQEVSLPLKEFDLLEYLLRNVGRVLTRGQLIDRVWGGDYVGDTKTLDVHIKRLRSKLEPDPTDPRHLVTVRGLGYKFEI; from the coding sequence GTGACCAGGGTGCTGATCGTGGAGGATGAGGAATCCTTCGTCGACCCGCTGGCCTTCATGCTGCGAAAGGAGGGGTTCACCCCTGCGGTGACCACCGACGGGCAGGAGGCCCTGGACGAATTCGACCGCAATGGTGCGGACATCGTGCTGCTCGACCTGATGCTGCCCGGAATGAGCGGTACCGAGGTGTGCAAGCAGATTCGGCAGCGCTCGATGGTCCCGGTGATCATGGTGACCGCGCGGGACGCCGAGATCGATCGGGTCGTCGGCCTGGAACTCGGCGCCGATGACTACGTCACCAAGCCCTACTCGGCACGCGAACTCATCGCGCGGGTGCGGGCCGTACTGCGGCGTGGTGGGGAGGCCGAGGAGGTCTCGGCGCAGGCCCTCGAAGCCGGCCCGGTGCGGATGGACGTGGAGCGCCATGTGGTGACCGTGTCCGGGCAGGAGGTCAGCCTGCCGCTCAAGGAGTTCGACCTGCTCGAGTACCTCCTGCGCAACGTCGGTCGGGTGCTCACTCGCGGGCAACTGATCGACCGGGTCTGGGGAGGCGACTACGTTGGTGACACCAAGACCCTCGACGTGCACATCAAGCGGCTGCGCTCGAAACTCGAGCCCGATCCGACCGATCCGCGCCATCTCGTGACCGTGCGGGGGCTCGGCTACAAGTTCGAGATATAA
- a CDS encoding sensor histidine kinase — translation MTILGYTALLIGVLVLGLAGGFWLAHVRNRYERNRPKGPTVAELLQRLVHSSNNGIVVLNKFGDVVVHNPRADQLGFVRDNRADARARKAAEQVLESGEPVAVDLSPLERGTLQGRSPAAVLGEARPLGDEFAVVDAGDESDAVRLEATRRDFVANVSHELKTPVGALALLAEAVLDAADDPEEVRHFSTKILHESTRLGTLVSELIALSRLQGAESLPELTTVEVDRVVEEALERSRIAAESAGIEITVDESSDLLLDGDGTLLVTALSNLIDNAISYSPANSSVSISRRRSGDFVEIAVTDRGIGIDPEDQQRVFERFFRVDPARSRATGGTGLGLAIVKHVAANHGGEVKLWSRPGTGSTFTLRVPGHPVGAGKSAGTEETATAAETDSATEAESAAEVDSAAAAGSTADSGSDMADVRSVTVDADGFKAVETGGLR, via the coding sequence GTGACCATATTGGGCTATACCGCCCTGTTGATCGGCGTGCTGGTGCTCGGTTTGGCGGGCGGCTTCTGGCTCGCCCATGTTCGGAACCGGTACGAGCGGAACCGGCCAAAGGGGCCCACCGTCGCCGAACTCCTTCAGCGGCTGGTGCACTCCAGTAACAACGGCATAGTCGTGCTCAACAAGTTCGGTGACGTGGTGGTGCACAACCCACGCGCCGACCAGTTGGGTTTCGTCCGGGACAACCGAGCCGACGCGCGCGCTCGCAAGGCCGCCGAGCAGGTTCTCGAAAGCGGTGAGCCGGTGGCAGTGGATCTCTCGCCGCTCGAGCGGGGGACACTGCAGGGGAGGTCCCCCGCCGCCGTACTCGGTGAGGCGCGGCCGCTGGGGGACGAGTTCGCGGTCGTCGACGCAGGCGACGAGTCCGACGCGGTCCGGCTGGAAGCGACGCGCCGCGACTTCGTCGCCAATGTCAGCCACGAACTCAAGACCCCCGTCGGCGCCCTCGCCCTGCTCGCCGAGGCCGTGCTCGATGCCGCCGACGACCCCGAGGAAGTCCGCCACTTCTCCACCAAGATCCTGCACGAATCGACCCGTCTCGGAACGCTGGTTTCCGAGTTGATCGCGCTCTCGCGCCTGCAGGGCGCGGAATCGCTGCCCGAACTCACCACCGTCGAGGTCGACCGGGTCGTCGAGGAAGCTCTCGAGCGCAGCCGTATCGCCGCGGAATCCGCCGGGATCGAGATCACCGTCGACGAGTCCAGCGACCTGCTTCTGGACGGTGACGGCACCTTGCTGGTGACCGCGCTGAGCAACCTCATCGACAACGCCATCTCCTACTCCCCGGCCAACAGCTCGGTCTCGATCAGTCGCAGGCGCAGCGGCGACTTCGTCGAGATCGCCGTCACCGACCGGGGTATCGGGATCGATCCCGAGGATCAACAGCGAGTCTTCGAGCGCTTCTTCCGCGTGGACCCCGCGCGTTCCAGGGCCACCGGTGGGACCGGCCTCGGGCTGGCCATTGTCAAACATGTCGCTGCCAACCACGGCGGCGAAGTGAAGCTGTGGAGTCGGCCCGGTACCGGCTCCACCTTCACGCTCAGGGTGCCCGGCCACCCCGTCGGTGCGGGCAAGTCCGCCGGTACGGAGGAGACCGCGACCGCGGCCGAGACCGATTCCGCAACCGAGGCCGAATCAGCGGCCGAGGTGGATTCCGCTGCTGCCGCCGGATCCACCGCCGATTCCGGCAGCGACATGGCAGACGTACGTTCCGTGACCGTCGATGCGGACGGGTTCAAAGCCGTCGAAACGGGAGGACTCCGGTGA
- the proC gene encoding pyrroline-5-carboxylate reductase has protein sequence MTTIAVLGAGRIGESLLSGLLNTGRAPEELLFTERYPQRAAELTEQYGIEHVDIATAARRADILIVAVKPQDIDPLLDEVEPLVTADKLVVSLCAGLPTKVFERRLAEGTPVVRVMPNTPMLVGEAMSAISAGSHAGEAHLELVEELLGSVGRVTRVPESQQDAVTALSGSGPAYFFYLVEAMIDAGILLGLPRAVAGELIVQSAVGAATMLREGEGHPVMMREGVTSPAGTTIAGIRELEKHGVRAALIDAIEAARDRSLELGRVHDTDE, from the coding sequence ATGACGACCATTGCCGTACTCGGGGCCGGAAGGATCGGAGAGTCGCTGCTGTCCGGTCTGCTGAATACCGGGCGCGCCCCGGAAGAGCTTCTGTTCACCGAGCGCTATCCGCAGCGAGCGGCCGAACTGACGGAGCAGTACGGGATCGAGCACGTGGACATCGCCACGGCGGCACGCCGTGCGGACATCCTCATCGTCGCCGTCAAGCCGCAGGATATCGATCCACTGCTCGACGAGGTGGAGCCGCTGGTCACTGCGGACAAGCTGGTTGTCTCGCTGTGCGCAGGCCTGCCGACGAAGGTGTTCGAACGCAGGCTCGCCGAGGGGACACCGGTGGTGCGGGTCATGCCGAACACGCCCATGCTCGTCGGCGAGGCCATGAGCGCCATCTCCGCGGGATCGCACGCCGGGGAGGCTCACCTGGAACTCGTCGAGGAGCTGCTCGGCAGCGTGGGGCGAGTCACACGGGTGCCGGAAAGCCAGCAGGATGCGGTCACCGCCTTGTCCGGCTCGGGGCCCGCGTACTTTTTCTACCTGGTCGAGGCCATGATCGATGCCGGGATCCTGCTGGGCCTCCCGCGCGCGGTGGCAGGTGAGCTGATCGTGCAGTCCGCGGTGGGAGCGGCCACGATGCTCCGCGAGGGGGAGGGGCACCCGGTCATGATGCGGGAAGGGGTGACCTCCCCGGCCGGGACCACCATCGCCGGAATCCGGGAACTCGAGAAGCACGGTGTCCGTGCCGCACTGATCGATGCGATCGAGGCGGCTCGCGATCGTTCGCTGGAGCTCGGCCGGGTACACGACACCGACGAGTAG
- a CDS encoding thioesterase family protein, producing the protein MTDTDFGGFATATAIHALGDGTYSADLDPQWAVGDHPHGGYLLALLTRAATDAVGDAQSEPLSVSAQFLRSPKIGPVVLRTEPLKRGRTVTFVRATLEQGERTQVEATVTLGALPAETPAWSDLPDMPVEPPAEAVDMGRSNHEQFSALSRSCDLRLDPEGAGFLKGSTTGPLRLRLWVRPREAQPDLLFGLVAGDITMPVTLNLGRFGWSPTVQLTALLRARPASGWLRLAVESKAVHGAWFDEDTLVIDSTGRLICQARQLALSPSAE; encoded by the coding sequence ATGACGGACACGGACTTCGGCGGCTTCGCCACCGCGACGGCGATCCACGCCCTCGGCGACGGCACGTACTCCGCCGATCTCGACCCGCAGTGGGCCGTCGGCGACCATCCACACGGGGGCTACCTGCTGGCGCTGCTCACCCGCGCTGCCACGGACGCGGTCGGCGACGCACAGTCGGAGCCGCTGTCGGTGAGCGCCCAGTTCCTGCGCTCACCCAAGATCGGGCCCGTCGTGCTCCGGACCGAACCGCTCAAGCGCGGGCGCACGGTCACCTTCGTGCGGGCCACTCTCGAACAGGGTGAGCGGACCCAGGTCGAGGCCACCGTGACCCTGGGAGCACTGCCCGCGGAAACACCGGCGTGGTCCGATCTGCCGGACATGCCGGTGGAGCCTCCGGCCGAGGCCGTCGACATGGGGCGGTCGAACCACGAGCAGTTCTCCGCTCTCTCCCGGTCCTGCGACCTGCGTCTTGACCCGGAGGGGGCAGGCTTCCTCAAGGGAAGCACGACGGGACCACTACGGCTGCGGCTGTGGGTCCGGCCGCGGGAGGCCCAGCCGGATCTGCTCTTCGGTCTCGTGGCGGGAGACATCACCATGCCGGTCACTCTCAATCTCGGGCGCTTCGGCTGGTCTCCCACCGTGCAGCTCACCGCGTTGTTGCGGGCCCGCCCGGCGTCCGGGTGGCTGCGCCTGGCGGTCGAGTCCAAAGCGGTGCACGGAGCCTGGTTCGACGAGGACACCCTCGTCATCGACTCGACGGGACGGCTCATCTGCCAGGCACGGCAGCTTGCCCTGAGCCCCTCGGCCGAGTAG
- a CDS encoding Ppx/GppA phosphatase family protein, which translates to MRLGVLDVGSNTVHLLVADAHRGAHPIPMTSEKTALRLSERIGAAGRLSDSDTDELVRTVDAARESAARLGCADVVAFATSAIREADNAAEVLARVHAETGVGLDVLSGEDEARFTFLAARRWYGWSAGKLLLLDIGGGSLEMAIGLDEQPELAASLPLGAGRLARSKLPQDPPDRSDVRALREWLDEQLADTAAHFDKVGRPDRAVATSKTFRTLARLTDAAPPSSGSRARRTLTDTGLRQLLSCITRMSSADLAELDGVSSARAHQLVSGALVAEATMRALSLEELDICPWALREGVILRRLDHANGDDHAAMPPGMSHPVMTGGTRSGQQADERTGRKAQHGARWNR; encoded by the coding sequence ATGCGCCTAGGCGTGCTTGACGTCGGGTCGAATACCGTCCACCTGCTCGTGGCGGATGCGCACCGCGGTGCGCATCCGATCCCGATGACGTCCGAAAAGACCGCCCTGCGGCTCTCCGAACGAATCGGAGCCGCCGGGCGGTTGTCCGACAGTGACACCGATGAGCTCGTCCGTACCGTCGACGCGGCCCGGGAGTCCGCCGCCCGGCTCGGGTGTGCCGATGTCGTGGCCTTCGCCACCTCGGCGATTCGCGAGGCCGACAACGCCGCCGAGGTACTCGCGAGGGTCCATGCCGAAACCGGCGTCGGCCTCGATGTCCTCTCCGGCGAGGACGAGGCCCGCTTCACCTTCCTGGCCGCGCGCCGCTGGTACGGCTGGTCGGCGGGCAAGCTCCTGCTGCTGGATATCGGCGGTGGCTCGTTGGAGATGGCCATCGGGCTCGACGAGCAGCCCGAACTGGCCGCCTCGCTGCCGCTCGGTGCCGGTCGGCTGGCTCGCAGCAAACTGCCCCAGGACCCTCCCGACCGGAGTGATGTCCGCGCGCTTCGGGAGTGGCTGGACGAGCAGCTGGCCGATACCGCCGCGCACTTCGACAAGGTCGGTCGGCCGGACCGCGCCGTGGCCACGTCCAAAACCTTCCGAACGCTCGCGCGGTTGACCGATGCGGCCCCGCCCTCGTCCGGCTCCCGGGCGCGGCGGACACTCACCGATACCGGGTTGCGGCAGCTACTCTCCTGCATCACCCGGATGTCCTCGGCGGACCTGGCGGAGCTGGACGGGGTCAGCAGCGCTCGAGCGCATCAGCTGGTCAGCGGCGCTCTGGTGGCCGAGGCCACCATGCGAGCCCTGTCACTCGAGGAACTCGACATCTGCCCCTGGGCGTTGCGAGAGGGAGTGATTCTGCGGCGACTGGATCACGCGAATGGTGACGACCATGCTGCGATGCCGCCGGGAATGTCGCACCCTGTCATGACCGGGGGCACTCGCAGTGGCCAGCAGGCGGACGAGCGAACTGGACGGAAGGCCCAGCACGGGGCACGGTGGAATCGATGA